ATTAATCTCCTCTAATCCATATCAAACACCATTGTCAATGGTATTTTAATATGAACAAAGATGAAGCTCACGCAATTCACTCTCCCTTGATCCTACATAAAGTGCCATAGACAAGGTCAGATCTTTCGTATCGGAGAATGAAGCTCAGTATTCTAGCCATAGTGCCACAGAAACCTCATCACCCATGACTAACGAGATTTTATGTCATATATCCCAATTAGCTCAGATAAATTATTAGTTTAGGAGATGTATTCTCAAGATTTAGCTCAATACTATCTAGGTCAGGACTCGCAAGAATTCATGCAGAATAAAGGGTCATACTCTCGTTCCATTCCAGATTCATaagatgaaaaatgaaaatacattatagaatggaatcaaacatatattaaaatagagaagtaataatattaatccataagataagcagagctcctaaccttaacctaggaggtttagttgctcataatTTACAAAGAAAACTTAGATATCTGATAGTAAAAGTTGATGATCAAAGTGTGTGTTTAAACCTAAGTGATCTCCTCTTTAAATAGGAGATGCTAACCCTAAAAGATgttaatttgaaattaaaatgtaCAAAGATAAATGAAACTAAGCTAAggagtgctaaaatccactttggGCCCGCTTTGGTTGAGTGCTTCATCCAAGCCTGGCGTTCAACTTGGAGaatgggtgttgaacgccagttagGGGGTGAATGCACTGCTCCCTTGATATTGTGAATAGTTTAGTTATAGTTTTCATTATCTTTTGCAATTTTCTATGTTTTGCTTTTATGCCCAacaagtgtttgtgaaaatgccactTGGAGATTTTGAGTAGCTTTTCACACCTTGGCTTGAGAAAtgagttcctaggatactagagtcataatgtctgacatttagtggtaattcttgggttgttaTCTGACTCTTATTTTAATTGacgctagctttttactaagttaattagtaagttagttagaacttatggattaaggtcaattatgcttgcttgaaTTACTTCTCGATGTTAGGGGTTGACTAAGTGAGATTAACTCATCATATAtgccatagttgtggttatgaggatgataggattccttaattctcattcccaagtcaaggttcttttatgcatttatagcattatcactaagttttaatcttgtttccttttttattgcattaattttctttttgatcATTAGttagttctttttttttcttagttcttttgatttttcattCTTTGATTAACAACCCACTTTTTCTTCACAACCAAGAGTGTGACATCTAATTTGCATAGCCCGAGGGAGACGACCCAGGACTTAAAACTCCCGATTAATATTTGTTTTAGATTGTGATACAtctttatatttaaattttgatcgTGGGAGTTAGTTGCCAGTTTGGTCTATACTCACAACGAAAGTTATTTTGTTTAGAAAATTCGAACCGGCATAATTCTCACGCACCACCATTGCAGCTGCAGACAGAGCCATAGGAGGTTGGCTAAGTGTTACCATTGAGGTCGTTGCAGGTAATGCAGTCATTAGCAAATTATGAGGTGGGTGATTCGACTTATAATCGACTTTTATACATCGTCCATTAAGATAATTACGGCAAACTTCCCTTAATGAGCCCCCAATTCCAGGCAAAATAGCACCCCCAGAAGCTCCAGCAACAATTCCTCAAATTAAtgcttaaattttttttattttgtcaaaattaacaacaactattataaaatcatagaaatcaaaccaaattatattaattacaaaaatcacaataattctataataattaaaaggtttaattactccgttggtccctatagtttcgcaaaattttcaattaggtccctattcttttttcctttcaaaTGGGTCCCTAtacgttaattttttttcaatttaatccTTATTAATGTTAAACGTCAAAAAAATGTTAGTGAATTGTGAAATTACTTGTATACCCTTAGGGacccaattgaaaagaaaaaaagtatagggacctaattaaaaattcgaTAAAACTATAAATATTTAATGAAAGATATTCCTATAATCCCTATTCAATGATTCTACAACAAAAAAGATACTCCCAGCAAAATCCAATTTATGATCATTACTTTACTAAGAAAACAGTGAAACCAACACCACACTTCACTATCCATGATTTTGCTCTTACTAACTTCTCTTCATTAAACTCTTCTGCTGGCAATTCAGTCTTTTCCTTTTCAACCACTGTGATTTGCTTAGTGCTACTCAAATCATAGTTCTGAGGCCAAAGCATGCTGCAAACACCATGAACACCTCCTCCAATCAGAATAAAAACAATGTTCCCAACAAGCATTGGAGCATTCCTAACCAGTTTTATCAAGATTTATGTGTCCATATTCTGCTTTTGTAACAGAAATCCATGTGATGATTCCCATAATGCAGCCAATTATTGTTCCAAGAATGGCACCAATTGCATTTGCTTTTCTCCATAGAAACATGAAAGCGATAGGAAGAACCGCTGATTCGATAAGAACTCCCATTGCAAGGTACATCATCCTAAGGAAACTCCAGCTTTGTTTAATATAACAGCAAGCAGCCCCATGAAACAACCAAATCCTAGAACAACAGCCAATCATATGTGCATAATGAAGATATTGCTATTAGTTCTGATGAACCAGCAGAGGTCATTGCCCTGATCATAAGTGCATTAAGAACATGAGAAAGTAAAACAATTGATCTCTGAGAGTCCTGTATGCCTCTATGACAATGATCAATTAAACTCATAATCAattaataatagataaaataCATAATTAGAACTCATAATCAATTCAACTCTCTCAAAGGTATTTAATCAAATACCTTATCTCCAATCTCAcatcttttcttatttctaaCATAATCAATTAATTACAGATAAAATACATAATCAGAACTcataatcaaaattttttaacacaattaaaactaattttagCAAACTAAGCTTCACAACTAGATCAATTGGTTCTCCTTGTCATTCAGGATGCTGGTTACCTAATCAAATAAAGTCAAATTACATACAAGCAGCAACCAAAAATAAGTATAAGCAAAATTAGAGGTATTTAACAATCAAGATTTCTCAATATTGTACCTGAAGCATTAGAATCAGGAGAGGATGCCGTTTGACTACTAGTTATTTTAAGCATAACATTTCTCCCGTTCTTAGTGTAGTGGGAGAAAGACATTATTGAGAAGAATTATTACCCAACGCTGACAGAAATCCACATGTTCATTCTACTCCCGATCTTTGCAATTCAAACAAATGAAAACCATCTGACTGGTTTCCTTCCCACATGCCACCTGGTCCCTTCATCTCCTCCGATCTAACAGTTgaaaaactaaaacaaaattcaatCATCACCTGTTGTTGCAGAACCAGTCCAGACAGCAAAACAGAGTCGAAGAGCGGCAATTCGAGACAAGGCACCCGAGGCGCGGTGAGGCAAGGCGGGATGAGGGGATGCAATAGGCAAGGTAGACGAGCGGAGCAGAACAGAGCACTCGTGGGCGACACAGAGGGACGACGACCACCCAGCGACGGACGACGACGCCACCATGGAAGACGGCAGTAGAGTGCGACGGAGGAGAAATCCAATTCGGAAGTTAGGAGAATAACTTAGGGGTAGTTAGAGTTCTCTGGTTTTGGGGGACAAAATATAAATGGTATTTttggtattttaaaaaatagagatgtttttaattaggtttttaaccaaattatgAGAATATTCGATTTTTTGATGGAATATTCTGTTATTTCAAACGGTTTTATGACGGTagggactaaattgaaaaaaaattaacgtatagggacccaattgaaaggaaaaaaaatatagggacctaattgaaaattttgcgaaactatagggaccaacagagtaattaaacctaattaAAATTACAGAAATCACAGAGAGGATATTACCAGAAGGGAGAAGCTGACGACGGTGATGATGAACGAGAAAGATGGCGAGGAAGATGACGATGCTCTCTGGAATGAGGAAGACATCGATGCTCTCTGACGCGATGATGTTCTACTCGGCTGGGTAAGGCGCGCGCAAATGCTGCGGTAAGGTCACCGTAGAAAAAACTTCTTCGTCTTCTTTATCAGAGAGAAGAGACGATttaaagaaaagagagggagttGGGTGAGAAAATCCAGGATaacaaagaacaagtgatattgtttgttattttttagatttgtttattatttttctttttatgaatgattgattaagGTTCACAGAGGATGTCAATAAGATAGAAATAATCTCTTTTAgtatagataaataattaaatgtgttttatttttattttttaaattatttaaattttgacaTAGTAAGATTAAacaatttgattaatttaaaaggtAATTTTTGTctaacatataaaaaaatttaagtcttataaaaatttaaataaaaaaatattttttatttttattaaattataagagtattttattaaaaatggtgatataatatatatatatatatatatatatatatatatattaaaagaatAGATACTGACggtttgaaaaataaatttcagATAACTTATTGTTATTTGTCCATATTTTAAACCTATCAATACGTATGAATTTATCATCGTATCGAAGTAAATacctaataattaattatataaagttaatagtaaaaatagaatcaaaatttatcaaagatattaaaataaattaaaataaactaaatataaaaagtattttaaaatttattaaaaacattaaagaaaataaatatattttatcttaatttatgTTCGTTAGTCGGCTTCTGAACAGGTCGGGTGGACAGAAGATGCAAAGGTGGATAGATGAGGGTGTCTTAGTCCTGGATGCGCTGATCGAGGGTTTGCCGAGCTGGCGAGCACTTGAGTTGGTGAACGGAcgagggggggtgccacctgcaaagacactccgacgctcaagtcagaaatCGTACAAGCAGGGGGATTGATGTAGAaagtgacgtacctcgggggaagagccaatcttccccttatatacatgtcagtagtgggccccttaCGTGACAGGCCCATATTCCCAAGGACGCTGTCCTGCAGCACGTGTGCGGTCCGTACAGGAAGTGTGTCCGGGTCGGTTGTAGGGCGCGTGCCCGGGTCGGGTGTTACATGGGTCGGGTCGGCCCAAAGCTGGTTCTGGGCcgggccgtaacagtgcccccacgcgccaatggTGGTCGTGGGAGCTACCAATGGCGTGTCGTCTCGTATCTCGTCTAGTCGGTTGCTCGTGGGGAGGACGTGCCCCCAAGGCGCGTCTCTTGGTTGTTCAAACAACCGTTTCATCGCCTCGTTTCCTGCGCCGGGCattgaatgctcataatggggtgaAAAACCCCGTTTGAAAAGACCATTTTGCCCCCAGGCGTTTCGCGCTCTGGAGGCAGCTTTTAAACGAGCGGTTTTGGTATTTCTTCATTTTATGTACTTTTTCCGCACCCTCTATTCTCCCTTCTCCCTCCTTGCTACAAGGCTTTGCTGTGGTGCCTCCGTTcgggtttcttgcattttaccAGATTCAACCCCATCTTCCTCTCACCAATTCAGGTAATTTTTTCTGATCATCCTCCCTTTTATGCATTACTTCTGCATGCTTGTTATTTGGTTCTTTTGATGTTACTGCATAGCCTTAGTTGCGAGTAGACGTGTTAGGGGGGAAAGTACCATTCTAGGGTAGGCTTTTTCTCGTTCCTTTAGTCTTTTAGTCTTGTTTGTCGTTAGTCGGGAAGTCGTGGGGGTGGTGTTTGTTTTCGGCCTGAGTAACCGATCTCTTAGAATAACTGGATGGTAcccccatgtaggtatggcCCGCACGGTCTCCCGAGCATCCGTTAACCCGGCGGCTTACGACCAGTATGCTTGGGTCGTCTCAGATGTAAGGGATTCACCCAACCAAATGAGCGAagaggagctcaccgagttccgacaagccgGGTACTTGTGTGGCGGGACTGACGAGGAGGCCAATTATGACGCCTTCGTCCCGGCTGCTCACGAGCGGTTGTATGAAATCAACTTCCAACCCCGCCAGGTcgccgactggatttggttctacaaGGCCATGTTCACTCAAGTCGGAGTTCGTATTCCGTTCTCAGCCTTTCAGATGGCGCTCTTAAACCGAATTTCTGTGTCaccgtcgcagttgcatccgaacagttgggcttcgatccgctgtttcgagatggtttgtGAATATCTCGACCTGCCGGTCTCCGTAGAtgtcttcctctttttcttcaccCTTACAAACCCTACCAAGCAGGGGAAACATAGAAAAGGGTTCATGCCCTTCCGGGCTGCTCAGGGTCGGAAGATTTTCGACTTGTTCGAAGATTCTTACCACGGGTTTAAGGACAAGTATTTTAAGGTCCGTCCGGCCAAAGGTCGTCACCCCTTTTGGTTGTCCCTGGAAGGGGTACGGCTCATCCCGACTTATTGGAGCTTCGGGGCAGGAGCCAATAGTTTTATTAAGGTAGTTTATAAAAACATGTCGGCAGAAGATCAGCAGATTGCCGAGGTGCTAAACGCAGTTTTTGGGAAGAACCCAGTAAACCCCCACCTCCTCATGGGTGATCGGGATTCCGGTCGTAATTACATTTGTGAGAAGCTTTTTACTTTACCCtttattctttttccttcttgttGGTATTATGTGACGACTAACCGACCTTCCATGTTTTCCTGCAGTGGATATGTCTGCGTCCGTGACGGGTCTTCCCGACTTGTTCCAGACTTTCCTCGGCGGCGGTGATGAGGAGAGTGACGAGCAACCTGCCCCCGAGGGACCTGATGCTCCGGAGGACAAAGACGTTCCCGAGCAGAAAGCCGCAACCGATGGGATCGGTACCTCGTCTCAGGGTGCCGCGGTCGAGAGTGGTAAGGCCGTCCATGCCTCCCCTGTCCACGAGGTGGTAGGAACTGATGGTTCTGTTCCTGGTCCGGACGTTGAGGTGGAAGAGGTCCCCAAcccaagaaaaagaaagaaggctTCCACGGCGTCGTCTAGCCCTGAGGGAGCCCTTACTGTTATGGAGAGGAATTTTAATGCAAGCGACTTCATAGATTCCCAGTTGATCCCTGGTACCGAGGAGTACTTCCAGGAGTCTTCTCTTGCCGCgcaggcgaggtggatgtaccgtACCCTTTTGCGCGGTGCCGTGATAGCCCGGAAGGCCGAGTTTGAGCTAACCGGGATGGAGTCCCTCCGCCGAAGGTTGGAATCTGCTGGGAGAGCAAATAATGAACTAAAAGGTGAAGTTGAAACTCTCCGGCAGCAATTGACTCAATCTTCGGAAAAACTGGATGCTGCCGAGAAGAAGGCCACCACTGCCGAGCAGAAAGCTACTGCCGCCGAACAGAAGGCAACGGATGCCGAGAAGAAGCTGAAAGAGTCGGTCGCGATGGTTGAACGTTTAACTGAGCGCGAAATGGCTCTGGAGGGTCAGGTCGGCGAGGCGCAAAAGCGCGTGGCCGAAGTTGAGAAAGAGAAGCAGGCCGTGGAGGCCGAACTGTCGACATGGAAGGCTAAGTACAAGGACGTCGTCAAACAGGGCAGGGGCGCGATCCTGGCTACCGAGGAAGCCCTTAAAGCACAGGTCAAAATTATTGCCCCTGAGTTCGATACGTCGGCGATTGGTGTCCGCAAGGTCATCCATGACGGCAAGGTTGTTGATGCCTCCACGAAATGACCCTTCAGTTCCTGTTTAGCCGCTTTCTTTTGACTTGTAAACTATTTTAGTCTTTGCCGTTTTTGGCTTTTGTGAACTATTTGATGTTAGCCGTTTTATTTTTGGCTCGTGAACAATGACCTTTTTGGTCGTTTGCCCGTGTTGTCGATATAAATCTTACTTATCTGAGTGCGTTATCATTTTTAACCGTTTTGGTTTATATTTGTCGTTTTCCGGCATGCTCGCGTTATCGTTCCTATTAACCGTTTTTGGTTTGAAGTCGCTTAGACCGGCGGCCCGTGGCCTTTCGTGTAGTTGTTTGTTACAACGGTGTTTGACGGcttcccggggtgatcagtcccgggtcGCATGTCGTTGTCAGTCGCGACAAGGTGATTTATCTGAAAAAATGGAGGTAAAATAGAATGGAGAATTTGCACAAGTGTATCTTATTCGGTATCCACATAAAAGACTTGCAAGTTTCTATGAAGTTCAAACGACAAATTAACTACTTAGCTAGATTAGTCGGCAGGTCGCTCCGTCCtctaggagtagaatcttctAAGGTTGTCCGCATTCCAAGTTCTCGGGACTTCCTTGCCGTCGAGCCTTTCTAGTTTGAATGCTCCTTTTCCCATCACTTTCTTGACTCTATATGGGCCTTCCCAGTTAGCCGCCAGCTTGCCTTCTCCGGGGGTCGGCAGGCCGATATCATTTCGCCTCAGGACGAGGTCGTTTGGCTCGAATTCCCTtttgagcactttggtgttgtagcgGAGCGCAAATCTTTGTTTTAGCGCCGTTTCTGTCAAGTGGGCCATTTCTCGGGCTTCTTCTATCAGGTCCTTTTCTACGGCTTCCTCCACCCCTTTCAAAAGAAGTCGTGGGCTCGGTTCTCCGATTTCTACGGGTATTACCGCGTCCACCCCGTACGTTAATCGGAAAGGGGTTTCCTTGGTGGAGGACTGCTCGGTCGTTCGGTAAGACCAGAGAACTGATGCCagctcgtcggcccaagcaccctttttgttgtccaacctcttctttagcCCTGAAAGGATAACCTTGTTGGCGGACTCCACTTGTCCGTTCGTCCGAGGGTGTTCTACCGAAGAGAACTTTTGCCTTATACCTAGGCCGTTGAGAAATTCTGTGAACTTTTTGTCGGCAAATTGTGTgccgttgtccgagatgacgactTCTGGTATCCTGAACCGtgttatcacctgcctccacatgaattttctgcaattggcagaggatatgctagccaatggttcggcttctatccatttggtaTAGTAATCAATTGCCACTATGAGATATTTGACCTGCCCAGGGCCGACGGGAAAGGGCCCCAAGAGGTCGATTCCCCACTGTGCGAACGGCCGGGAGGTCGTCAGCAAGCTCAACTCGTTTGCCGGTGCCTtggcaaagttggcgttctgtTGGCACTTTATGCACTTTTTGACAAACTCTTTGGAATCTGCCATCATCGACGGCCAGTAGTACCCAGCTCGGATCAACTTTCTTGCTAGGGCTTTTCCTCCGATGTGGTGCCCACAGCAGCCCTCGtggacttccctgaggacgtaGTCCGTTTGGTCGGGGTGCAGGCACTTCAGTAGGGGTTGGCTGAGCCCCTTTCTGAATAGCTGTCCTTGGATGACGGCGTATTTGGCCGCTTCCCTCCTTAATTTCACCGCTTCCTTTTCGTCAGCAGGGACTTGGCCGTGTTCTAGGTAGTTTgtgatggggtctagccatgaAGAACTTAGGGTTGTTGTGTGTAGTACAATTGCAGGTTCCCTTGTcatgccttggatgagagaccggTTTCCCTCCCCTGGCTTCGTGCTGGCTAACTTTGATAGGAGGTCTGCtcgtgtgttcctttctctgggtacatgctggaccgtgacctcgtcgaacttttggctcaagctcttgaccttttccaagtacttctgcAACAAGGGGTCCTTGGCTTGGTAGCTGCCGTTTACTTGGGAAGTGACGACTTGGGAATCGCTGCATACTTCCAGCCTTTTTGCGCCGACCTCTGCTGCTAGGGTCAAGCCTCCtatgagggcttcgtattctgcttggttgttcgagatgGGAAACTCGAATCTGACCGACTGTTCGTATACGACCCCGTTCGGACTTTCTAGGATGATCCCGGCTCCAATAGTAGTAgatatcaattttttaatttattttcttctgAAAATAAATGGAGTTtcaagtaaaaataaaataaaataaataaaacccTATTTGATGTCAAATTCCAATGTCATGTTAAAATAATACCACTCGGTCTTATTTTAAACGTGCAGGTTAGGCACGAATGCCAAATTTCATGAGTGCCACCAACCAAAAAAGGAATCtatttgcttttattttataatgtaTCTCGGTCTGTATTCACATGTTCATCTTCCCGTCTCTTTGTTCCATAGGTTTGTGATGATAATAATTAGTTATACACGAAAAGGATAACTTCTTTGAATTTAGTTAGACCAACAAGTGGTCTTTAAAAAAGATTTAGAAAAATTAGATTATATCCAATGTTAGGTATTGTTATAAATAAATCCAATAGAATGCCATAGTTGGATCAAGTtgcttttgaaaatgatttCAAAAAGCTAAAGTTGGACTATATAGTATATATATCCGTTGTTCTTACGTTCTGTATTATATATTAATCCATTAGAAAGTCATAAAACAAATAGTGGTGCACTGCTGGATGGCAAAGACATACATGTTGATTTTTCAAATGACATTTTAACAGCTGTGAAAaacatgaaagagaaaaattattGGTAGCATTTATACTCAAGGAGCACATGCAGCAAAAATCATAaactctttatatatatatatatatatatatatatatatatatatatatatttataaattaaaattagctattaaaattaattattataaatatatattgattaaaattaattatttagtatatattttatattttaatatttattttatactaataatttatttaaataactGATTAGTGTGTATCtaacataattatatatattgattttttCAAAATGACATTTCAACCGTTGTGAAAaacatgaaagagaaaaattaaTAGCATTTATATTCAGGAAACACATGCAGCAACAATCATACACTAGTCTTGTATAGATTACAAATACATTAATTATCGAAAAAATGATATGTTTACTTTATTCATCTTAATTTATTCTATAAGGGTATATACTTACATTTTTAGAATTTATCTATCTTATTCTCTAAAAATACATGTTAacattataaattaaaaaaatatattaataaaatataaaagaatttaattttttaatatatttatttatatttattaaaaaattaaaattttattaataatatttttattatgtattaaaaaatataggataaaatatatttttatctttgaaatttgttaaaaattttttatttgcatcaaatatactccTGAcaactaaattttcaaaaaatttatgaCTAATCCAGCATAATACATGACAATTATCTCTGATTTGCTTGTATTGATAGTTGTTCTTATAAAGTTATTGTTGAATTGGTcttaaattctttaaaaaattagCCGTAAGAGTATATTTGatgtaaattaaaaatttatagaacaaaattaaaacaaaataaaatttaaaaatatttttaaaatttttaacgaatttcaaaaacaaaaatactttatctaaatatatattagccaagtttatttttttattagtgaaacgtatttttagaatattaaaCATACAGATTGATAATAAATAACATCACTAATTAAAAATAGGGTTTAACACAGGATACATGATAAATTTACTATtaatagataattttaaatatttttaactaataaatataaaataaatatattgaaaatttaaattttttatatttttaataaaaaaaatttgttttataattttaatatgtgTCCGAGATAAATCCTTAAAAATAAAgtatcaatttaaattattattaagttAAATGTAAGCAACTAAGCATGCAAAGCCGCCACTACTCTACAATGATAACTTCTCGTGGCCAACACCTATTTAGTCAAAAAGGTTGAAAAAGTGTGTAGTAATTTGTATCTTAGCTTCCGAGCTGTTTCCTCATATAGCAGCATGGGACAAGTTGTATTCCTCAACTCTTTTACCTTGTTGACAAAACGGACTGTCCTTGCAGCTTAGGTTTGGGGACGAAAACTTAAGATTTATAAAAGcaaaatcaatttatttaaagatttatttaaagattaatttgattcacttttttttaaataaaagaactCAACACAATAGAATAGAGTACACAGAAACAAATAACAATTTGACTCACTTTTTAAAGCTTTAGATATAAAAATGACTCGGgtatatatttttaaagataaatttaaCTTTAGAAAAAGTTATGACATGAGACATGCAATGTATTATTGACACAACATATTaatcaattattttaatatatttgatttaTGATTGTATTTTTTTAGGAACTAATTTGAAACCTtttatctttcaaaaataatataatgttCTTTGAGGGATTATTTTTTGGTCAATACTATTGTGTAGATTGCAAAAAATTTTTACTTGTATAAATTTAAAgtgttaaaataaaattaaactttgtCTATAATAATAGGACCCGCATTGatgaataaattattattgataggCCTACATCTGAATTGTTACAGCGAGAAACATGATACTTGTAAAAAATGTTAATCATTTTACTGCTTTTGTCTCCtttaaattagataaataaatttgtgttgtaa
The Arachis stenosperma cultivar V10309 chromosome 7, arast.V10309.gnm1.PFL2, whole genome shotgun sequence genome window above contains:
- the LOC130939913 gene encoding uncharacterized protein LOC130939913, translating into MTREPAIVLHTTTLSSSWLDPITNYLEHGQVPADEKEAVKLRREAAKYAVIQGQLFRKGLSQPLLKCLHPDQTDYVLREVHEGCCGHHIGGKALARKLIRAGYYWPSMMADSKEFVKKCIKCQQNANFAKAPANELSLLTTSRPFAQWGIDLLGPFPVGPGQVITRFRIPEVVISDNGTQFADKKFTEFLNGLGIRQKFSSVEHPRTNGQVESANKVILSGLKKRLDNKKGAWADELASVLWSYRTTEQSSTKETPFRLTYGVDAVIPVEIGEPSPRLLLKGVEEAVEKDLIEEAREMAHLTETALKQRFALRYNTKVLKREFEPNDLVLRRNDIGLPTPGEGKLAANWEGPYRVKKVMGKGAFKLERLDGKEVPRTWNADNLRRFYS